The Vulcanimicrobium alpinum sequence TGCGGACCTGCTTCCCGTCGATCTGCGCCGTCACGGTCGGCTCGCGCATCGCCAAGGCGAGCGCGTCGTCTTCGGCGATCCCCGGCGCGGTATCGATGCGCGCGCGCACTTTGCCGTTCACCTGGATCACCAGCGTGATCACATCGACGGCGAGCGCGGCGGGATCGGGCTCGAGCCACCGTTCGAGGTGCACGCTCGCGTCGTAGCCCATCCGCGACCACAACTCGTCGGCGAGGTGCGGTGCGAACGGCGCCAGCACGATCGGCAGGGCGTGCACGACGTAGCGCAGGGCCGCGTCTTCCGCACCCAGATCGCGGATCGCCGCGGTGAGCAGGTTGATCAGCTCGTCGAGCTTCGCGGTCGTGACGTTGTAATGGAAGCGCCGCGTCAGCGTCTCGCCTTTGCCTGATTCGAGCGCAATGTGCAGCGCGCGCACGAGTTCGCGCTGCGCGTCGCCGGCCATCGGCGGGAGCACGTCGAGCGGGACGGTGCGCGCGCCGGCGGCGATCGGTTCGGCCGCGCGCCAGACGCGCTGGACGAAGCGCACGCGCCCGACGATCCCCTCGTCGGTCCAATCCAGCGCATCTTCCGGCGGCGCGGCCTTGAGCAGGAAGAGCCGCATCGCGTCGACGCCGTAACGCTCGACGGTCTCGTCGATCCCGACGACGTTGCCGCGCGACTTCGACATCTTCTCGCCGCCGTACAGCAGCGTGCCTTGGTTGAAGAGGCGCGTGAACGGCTCGTCGTCGCCCGAGAGATACCCCGCGTCGATCATGAACTTGTAGAAGAAGCGCGCGTAAAGCAAGTGCAGCACGGCGTGCTCCGCGCCGCCGATGTACTGGTCGACCGGCATCCAGTTCGTAGCGATCTGCGGATCGAACGGCTTCGCCGCATCGTGCGGATCGAGGTAGCGCACGAAGTACCAGGACGAATCGACGAACGTATCCATCGTGTCGGGATCGCGCGTCGCGGGACCGCCGCACCTGGGGCACGTCGTCTGCATGAAGTTCGCGTCGTTGGCGAGCGGCGAACCCTGCCCGGTGAAGTGCACGTCTTTCGGCAGCAGCACCGGGAGCTGCGCGTCGGGGACGCCGACCATCCCGTCGGTAGGGCAGTACACGATCGGGATCGGCGTGCCCCAATACCGCTGGCGCGAGACGAGCCAATCGCGGATGCGGTAGTTGATCGCTAGCGAGCCCCGGCCCATCGCCTCGAGCCGCGTCGTGATCGCGCGCCGCGCCGCCGCGGACTTCATCCCGCTATACTCGCCCGACGCCATCAATTTGCCGTCGTCTTCGTACGCTTCGTGGAGCGGCGCTTGCAGCGAGCCGTCGGCGGTCGTGATCACCTGCGCGATCGGCAGCCCGTGCTTCTTCGCGAAATCGAAATCGCGCGCGTCGTGCGCGGGGACGCCCATCACCGCGCCGGTCCCGTATTCGGCGAGCACGTAGTTGGTCACCCAGATCGGGATCTGCTCGCGCGAGAGCGGGTTGATCGCGTAGGCGCCGGTCGCGACGCCGGTCTTCTCCATCAGCTGCGTGCGTTCGAGCTCGCTCTTGCTGCGTAGACTCGCCGCGAACTCCTCGATGCGGTTGCGGCTCTTCGGAAAACGTTCGAGGATCTGCGCGACGACGGGATGCTCCGGAGCGACCGCGACGAACGTCGCGCCGAACACCGTGTCGACGCGCGTGGTGAAGACGTCGATCCGCGCATCGAGATGCTCGACCTCGAACGAGAACGTCGTCCCCTCGCTGCGGCCGATCCAGTTGCGCTGCATCGTGCGGATCCGCTCCGGCCAGCCGCTCAGGCGATCGAGTCCTTCGAGCAGGCGATCGACGTAATCGGTGATCTTGAAGTTCCACTGCGCGAGGTTGCGCCGTTCGACTGCGGCGCCGCAGCGCCAGCAGCGTCCGTCTTCGACCTGCTCGTTGGCGAGCACGGTCTGATCGACCGGGCACCAGTTCACCGGCGCTTCGCGCTTGTACGCCAACCCGCGCTCGAACATCCGCAAGAAGAACCACTGATTCCAGCGGTAATACTCGGGATCGCAGGTCGCGAACTCGCGCGTCCAATCGTAGCTCGTTCCCATCAGACGCAGCTGCCGGCGCATGTTTTCGATGTTCGAGCGCGTCCAGGTCTCCGGCTCGATCCCGCGCTGAATCGCCGCGTTCTCGGCGGGCAGCCCGAACGCGTCCCAGCCCATCGGGTGAACGACGTTGAAGCCGAGCATCCGCTGGATGCGCGCGATCGCGTCGCCGAGCGTGTAGTTCTTCGCGTGACCGACGTGGAGATCGCCCGACGGATACGGCAGCATCTCCAGCACGTAGTATTTCGGTCGCGGGTCGTCGTCGCGTGCGACGTAAATCGCATCGCGCTCCCAGCGCTGCTGCCACGCGCGCTCGACGGCGCGAAAATCGTAGCTGCGTTCGTCGGACATTCGCGGTCTCTGCGTCGGCCCGACCCCGTCGCCCTCTTGCCGGCGTACACGGAACGCGTGAACGAGCGGCGTGAAGATGGTGCTGATCGTCGCAGTCGCCGCCGCGGGCGGCGCCGCCCTGGTGTTCTTCCGTCCGGCGCCGCCGGCGATCCCCGGTGAGCCCGCCCGCACGGGATGGTCGTTCCCCGCCTCGCCGCCGCCGCGCACGCCGTCGCGTGCGCGTGCGCCGGAGCGCGCGTTGGTGTACGTCGCGGGCGAAGTGATGCATCCCGGCGTCTACGCGGTCTCCGGCGACGCGCGCGTGCGCGATGCCGTCGCGCTCGCCGGCGGCCTGCGGCCGCAGGCAGATCCGGTCTCGGTCAACTTCGCGGCGCACCTGCAGGACGGCGACGAGGTCGTCGTGACGGCCGAGGGTGGCGCCGCACCCGCGACGGCGACGCATCACCGCCGCGCCGGGCATCGGAAGCGGCACGGAAAGCATCGACATCACCGCCTCGACGCGCGTACGCTCCCCGACGGCGCGTCCTCGAGTGTCTCCGACGGTGCGTCGCCGAACCTCTCCGACGCGCCGTCCGCTCCGGTCGATCTCAATGCGGCGTCGGCCGCTCAGCTCGCCGCGATCCCGGGGCTCGGACCGCGCCTGGCGGAGCGGATCGTCGCGTTTCGCGACGCGAACGGGCCGTTCGATTCGCTCGACGAGCTGCTGGACGTCGCGGGCGTCACCGAAGCGCGGCTCGACGCGATCGCGGCCGCGGCGCGCGTGCGCTGAATGCGTCGCCGGCCCGCAGCGGCCGCTCGCCGGGATTGTCTCTCACGCGTCCGGTACTAGAGGGCATGTTCGAGAATCTTCTCAACCAGGCGCAGTCGTTGCTTGGCAGCGCGTCCCCGCAACAGGTCGCCGACGCGACGCGAGACCACGTCGCCGACGCCGATCCGGGGCAATTGGCCGATCATCTCACCCAAGGCGCGCAGGGAATGAACGGAAGCCAGCTCGCCGCGCTCGGGACGAGCCTGCTCGGCGCACTCAGCGCGCACGGTCACGACGAGGCGACGGCGCAGGACGCCGGCGTCGATACGAACGCTGCGAAAAGCGGCGATCAGCAGAACGTCGTCGCGCTCATCCAGCACGCGCAGCAGAATCCCGGCGCGCTGCGCGACGCGGCGGTCTCGTTCGTCCAGCAGAACCCGCAAGTGCTCCAGCAGCTCCCGGGCCTGCTGCAGGGCGTCTTGAGCCGGTTGTAGTCATCCGGCTCGGCGTGCCGCACCCGACGCGGTTCGCGGCGGGTTCAAGGGCGCAATGAGCCTGCAGATCTCCCAGCCGCCCGAAGCGGACGCCGCTGACCTCGTCAAGCGCCTGTGGACGATCCTGCGGGACGACGCCCGCCGGATCCAGGGCGGCGAGCCGGTTCTCGTCGCGCTGCTGCAGCGGACGATTGCGGGCCGTTCATCGTTCGCGGATTCCCTCGCGCACGTGCTCGCCGGAAAACTCGCAGGCGCCGGTGTCGACGAAGCCGCGCTCCTCCAGGTTGCGGCCGGTGCGATGCGCGACGATCCGTCGATCGCGCTGAACGCTGCCGCGGATCTCTGCGCCAATCTCGAGCGCGATCCGGCGTACCGCGACGCGGTCACGCCGTTTCTCTACGCCAAAGGATTCCACGCGCTGGAATGG is a genomic window containing:
- the leuS gene encoding leucine--tRNA ligase, giving the protein MSDERSYDFRAVERAWQQRWERDAIYVARDDDPRPKYYVLEMLPYPSGDLHVGHAKNYTLGDAIARIQRMLGFNVVHPMGWDAFGLPAENAAIQRGIEPETWTRSNIENMRRQLRLMGTSYDWTREFATCDPEYYRWNQWFFLRMFERGLAYKREAPVNWCPVDQTVLANEQVEDGRCWRCGAAVERRNLAQWNFKITDYVDRLLEGLDRLSGWPERIRTMQRNWIGRSEGTTFSFEVEHLDARIDVFTTRVDTVFGATFVAVAPEHPVVAQILERFPKSRNRIEEFAASLRSKSELERTQLMEKTGVATGAYAINPLSREQIPIWVTNYVLAEYGTGAVMGVPAHDARDFDFAKKHGLPIAQVITTADGSLQAPLHEAYEDDGKLMASGEYSGMKSAAARRAITTRLEAMGRGSLAINYRIRDWLVSRQRYWGTPIPIVYCPTDGMVGVPDAQLPVLLPKDVHFTGQGSPLANDANFMQTTCPRCGGPATRDPDTMDTFVDSSWYFVRYLDPHDAAKPFDPQIATNWMPVDQYIGGAEHAVLHLLYARFFYKFMIDAGYLSGDDEPFTRLFNQGTLLYGGEKMSKSRGNVVGIDETVERYGVDAMRLFLLKAAPPEDALDWTDEGIVGRVRFVQRVWRAAEPIAAGARTVPLDVLPPMAGDAQRELVRALHIALESGKGETLTRRFHYNVTTAKLDELINLLTAAIRDLGAEDAALRYVVHALPIVLAPFAPHLADELWSRMGYDASVHLERWLEPDPAALAVDVITLVIQVNGKVRARIDTAPGIAEDDALALAMREPTVTAQIDGKQVRKRIFVPGKLLNIVTSP
- a CDS encoding helix-hairpin-helix domain-containing protein; amino-acid sequence: MVLIVAVAAAGGAALVFFRPAPPAIPGEPARTGWSFPASPPPRTPSRARAPERALVYVAGEVMHPGVYAVSGDARVRDAVALAGGLRPQADPVSVNFAAHLQDGDEVVVTAEGGAAPATATHHRRAGHRKRHGKHRHHRLDARTLPDGASSSVSDGASPNLSDAPSAPVDLNAASAAQLAAIPGLGPRLAERIVAFRDANGPFDSLDELLDVAGVTEARLDAIAAAARVR